From one Brevibacterium sp. 'Marine' genomic stretch:
- a CDS encoding DctP family TRAP transporter solute-binding subunit has product MVPRTRTTRTMLVWSAVLMVCALLLAGCGTNFGTTDDGKQRYRWKMTVTTGSTSTWYLAAEKLAKDLEDETDGRITMKIFTSERLSAGEPTAGVEQLMDGAKDFSYNSPIIYAGVDPRFGAVTAPFVFDSVEDGQEALAGAGGQVYKDYLAERGVHLLGFGESGMRQLTNSHRPIHAPEDMRGMKFRIPGFGMYTDLYRQIGANPTTMPFSEVFTALQQGAIDGQENPIDVIYSANLQEVQPYLTLWNYSYDPLILGVNKDLFDSLTPEDQKLVTRLAGDANAFQIKKNRDGESELIDKLKESGMEVNELSDEEKDAFRAKLGPIYSEYRKVWGPDMAQAFIPKGL; this is encoded by the coding sequence ATGGTGCCGAGAACACGGACGACGAGGACGATGCTCGTCTGGTCCGCCGTACTGATGGTGTGCGCCCTGCTGCTGGCGGGGTGCGGAACGAACTTCGGCACCACCGACGACGGCAAGCAGCGCTACCGCTGGAAGATGACGGTGACGACGGGCTCGACGAGCACGTGGTACCTCGCGGCGGAGAAGCTGGCGAAGGACCTCGAGGACGAGACCGACGGTCGGATCACGATGAAGATCTTCACGAGCGAACGACTCTCCGCCGGCGAACCCACCGCCGGGGTCGAACAGCTCATGGACGGTGCGAAGGACTTCTCGTACAACTCGCCGATCATCTACGCCGGCGTCGACCCGCGCTTCGGCGCCGTCACCGCGCCCTTCGTCTTCGACTCCGTCGAGGACGGACAGGAGGCACTCGCCGGTGCCGGCGGGCAGGTGTACAAGGACTACCTCGCCGAACGGGGCGTGCACCTGCTCGGCTTCGGCGAATCCGGGATGCGGCAGCTGACGAACTCGCACCGGCCCATCCACGCCCCCGAGGACATGCGGGGTATGAAGTTCCGCATCCCCGGCTTCGGCATGTACACCGACCTCTACCGGCAGATCGGCGCGAATCCGACGACGATGCCCTTCAGCGAGGTCTTCACCGCGCTGCAGCAGGGTGCCATCGATGGGCAGGAGAACCCGATCGACGTCATCTACTCGGCGAACCTGCAGGAGGTCCAGCCGTACCTGACGCTGTGGAACTACTCGTACGACCCGCTCATCCTCGGCGTCAACAAGGATCTCTTCGACTCCCTGACGCCCGAGGATCAGAAGCTTGTGACCCGGCTGGCCGGTGATGCGAACGCGTTCCAGATCAAGAAGAACCGGGACGGTGAGTCCGAGCTCATCGACAAACTCAAGGAATCCGGTATGGAGGTCAACGAACTCAGCGACGAGGAGAAAGACGCCTTCCGCGCGAAGCTGGGTCCGATCTACAGCGAATACCGCAAGGTCTGGGGACCGGACATGGCCCAGGCGTTCATCCCGAAAGGACTGTGA
- a CDS encoding TRAP transporter small permease, with protein MRVIRFFEDWVVIAAFMVIVIVTFVNVLSRYIFKASLAFSEEITINLLVVLTMMGAVVGIRLGAHLGFTYLVENTKAGTRRALLFTGTGLIVVFLAVLLIWGGEMTIAQGVRGRATPSLGIPQWLFTLSIPLAGLLGIIRSIQALRTALGEDTSAEAVVDRLAGEATPTVDSSEFSADVKGGRK; from the coding sequence ATGAGAGTCATCAGATTCTTCGAGGACTGGGTCGTCATCGCCGCGTTCATGGTGATCGTGATCGTCACCTTCGTCAACGTCCTCTCCCGCTACATCTTCAAGGCCTCGCTGGCCTTCTCGGAGGAGATCACCATCAACCTCCTCGTCGTGCTCACGATGATGGGAGCCGTCGTCGGGATCCGCCTCGGCGCGCATCTCGGGTTCACCTACCTCGTCGAGAATACGAAGGCAGGGACCCGCCGCGCCCTGCTCTTCACCGGCACCGGACTCATCGTCGTCTTCCTCGCCGTCCTCCTCATCTGGGGCGGGGAGATGACGATCGCGCAGGGGGTGCGCGGCCGGGCGACCCCATCGCTGGGCATCCCGCAGTGGCTGTTCACCCTGTCCATCCCCTTGGCCGGTCTGCTCGGAATCATCCGCAGCATCCAGGCCCTGCGGACAGCTCTGGGCGAGGACACCTCCGCCGAGGCGGTCGTCGACAGGCTTGCCGGTGAGGCGACCCCGACCGTCGATTCGTCCGAATTCTCAGCCGATGTCAAGGGAGGCCGGAAATGA
- a CDS encoding TRAP transporter large permease — protein MIALLLFGSFFLFLGLGIPVAFALGLSAVVTLVTTDGFQVLDVVPSVMFPSMSSGTLLAIPFFILAGIVMQYTGISQRLVDLAFLIFGRLRHGLAAVTIISAFFFSAISGSGPATVAAIGAILIPALVRNGYQKKHAVSLVAASGSMGIVVPPSIAFIIFAVVAAEFGSISISRLFIAGIVPGIIMALAFFIAALFVPRVRELAGLPVRAKTGAEAGAGSTSSAGGSDSAGSGGSGDGAAGDSAAVGKTQLLTTNGKAASASSGSSGSGVGTVDPTVTAHHDGGFGEFMSALIKAIPGLLIPVIILGGIYGGIFTPTEAGAVASVYALVVGVFVYRELTWKDMPKVFLESGVSTAVIMFIVGVASLFSYVITVEGVADRISTAVLGVTDNKYLILAAITIILLIVGAFVDAISAFYLFIPILVPILIGVGVDMTTIGVFMTVNLAIGLFTPPVGLNLYVGAGIGKIKLEEVARGIMPFLICAIIALLLITYIPAISNWLPDLLGVG, from the coding sequence ATGATCGCGCTTCTGCTCTTCGGCAGCTTCTTCCTCTTCCTCGGCCTCGGGATCCCCGTCGCCTTCGCCCTCGGCCTGTCCGCCGTCGTCACCCTCGTGACCACCGACGGTTTCCAGGTCCTCGACGTCGTGCCTTCGGTGATGTTCCCGTCGATGAGTTCGGGCACGCTGCTGGCGATCCCGTTCTTCATCCTCGCCGGCATCGTCATGCAGTACACGGGCATCTCGCAGCGGCTCGTCGACCTCGCGTTCCTCATCTTCGGACGCCTGCGCCACGGCCTGGCCGCGGTGACGATCATCTCCGCGTTCTTCTTCTCCGCGATCTCCGGATCGGGGCCGGCCACCGTGGCCGCGATCGGTGCGATCCTCATCCCCGCGCTCGTGCGCAACGGGTACCAGAAGAAGCATGCGGTCTCCCTCGTCGCGGCCTCCGGGTCGATGGGCATCGTCGTGCCCCCGTCGATCGCGTTCATCATCTTCGCCGTCGTCGCCGCCGAGTTCGGGTCGATCTCGATCTCCCGGCTGTTCATCGCCGGCATCGTGCCCGGCATCATCATGGCGCTCGCGTTCTTCATCGCGGCCCTGTTCGTCCCGCGGGTGCGTGAGCTCGCCGGTCTGCCGGTGAGGGCCAAGACCGGCGCCGAGGCGGGGGCCGGGTCGACGTCGTCCGCGGGGGGTTCTGATTCCGCCGGCAGCGGCGGTTCGGGTGACGGTGCGGCAGGCGATTCTGCGGCAGTGGGGAAGACTCAGCTGCTGACGACGAACGGGAAGGCCGCCTCGGCGAGTTCCGGTTCGTCCGGATCGGGCGTCGGAACCGTCGATCCGACTGTCACGGCCCATCACGACGGCGGGTTCGGCGAGTTCATGTCCGCGCTGATCAAGGCGATTCCCGGGCTGCTCATCCCGGTGATCATCCTCGGCGGGATCTACGGGGGAATCTTCACGCCCACCGAGGCGGGAGCCGTCGCATCCGTGTACGCGCTCGTCGTCGGGGTGTTCGTCTACCGGGAGCTGACCTGGAAGGACATGCCGAAGGTATTCCTCGAGTCCGGGGTCTCGACCGCGGTCATCATGTTCATCGTCGGCGTGGCCAGCCTCTTCTCCTATGTCATCACCGTCGAGGGGGTGGCCGACCGGATCTCGACGGCGGTGCTGGGAGTGACGGACAACAAGTACCTCATCCTCGCGGCGATCACGATCATCCTGCTCATCGTCGGGGCCTTCGTCGACGCGATCAGCGCGTTCTACCTGTTCATCCCGATCCTCGTGCCGATCCTCATCGGCGTGGGCGTGGACATGACGACGATCGGTGTGTTCATGACCGTCAACCTCGCCATCGGCCTGTTCACCCCGCCGGTCGGGCTCAACCTGTATGTGGGCGCGGGCATCGGGAAGATCAAGCTCGAGGAGGTCGCGCGCGGAATCATGCCGTTCCTCATCTGCGCGATCATCGCTCTGCTGCTCATCACCTACATCCCGGCGATCTCGAACTGGCTGCCCGACCTGCTCGGGGTCGGATAG
- a CDS encoding SDR family NAD(P)-dependent oxidoreductase, with amino-acid sequence MEPYLLTNKTALVTGAAQGIGLAIASALARRGASVGIVDLKGAEEAAAGLASEYPDQRFAAFSLDVRDADEVTAAVGSFVSTFGGLDILVNNAGTAARIGIDEITAEQWQRDIETNLGGTFNFIKAAVHPHMWEAGSGSIINISSISGINGGAVSDGEAGARSGPAYAASKGGIIALTKWVAKEYGRRGIRCNSVAPGPVESALTVGQTYDTSGQALDRMGQPDEIAQAVAYLATDGAAFTTGQILRVDGGAVMS; translated from the coding sequence ATGGAACCGTATCTGCTCACGAACAAGACGGCCTTGGTCACCGGTGCCGCGCAGGGCATCGGCCTGGCCATCGCCAGCGCGCTGGCCAGGCGGGGTGCCTCGGTCGGGATCGTCGACCTCAAAGGCGCGGAGGAGGCCGCGGCCGGGCTGGCTTCGGAGTACCCGGATCAGCGATTCGCGGCGTTCTCCCTCGATGTCCGCGACGCCGACGAGGTGACTGCCGCGGTGGGGTCGTTCGTGTCGACCTTCGGGGGTCTCGACATCCTCGTCAACAATGCGGGCACGGCCGCACGCATCGGCATCGATGAGATCACCGCTGAACAGTGGCAGCGCGATATCGAGACCAACCTCGGTGGGACGTTCAACTTCATCAAGGCCGCCGTCCACCCGCACATGTGGGAGGCCGGGAGCGGGTCGATCATCAACATCTCGTCGATCTCGGGCATCAACGGGGGAGCGGTCTCCGACGGGGAGGCCGGTGCCCGCTCGGGGCCGGCGTATGCGGCGAGCAAGGGCGGGATCATCGCCCTGACGAAATGGGTGGCCAAGGAGTACGGACGCCGGGGCATCCGCTGCAATTCGGTGGCTCCCGGCCCGGTCGAGTCCGCGCTCACCGTCGGGCAGACCTATGACACCTCGGGTCAGGCGCTCGACCGCATGGGTCAGCCGGATGAGATCGCCCAGGCGGTCGCCTACCTCGCCACAGACGGTGCCGCGTTCACGACGGGACAGATCCTGCGCGTCGACGGCGGGGCCGTGATGTCGTGA
- a CDS encoding DUF296 domain-containing protein — MSNGAETTALQQPTFPLKAPGTAVVHAGPRQSPRIVPVPTRCTEHVLELPEGTDLFAALEQSLTDFSVPGIMAEFVAGELGHIDYVHPAHGPDAEHPMSFTEAFTIDVPTRLRHASATIGWRDDSPFCHVHASWTNVDGETKGGHLLPGTTAGPNGLTIRLFALDDARLISDVDPETGFSAFAPHPVTPAHATASASTAPDLAEAARPADAVVSRIRPSEILDEAVLAVCRTAGFDSAEVTASLGSTTGAVFTGDSAPWPAVEFTHLSGTVTDAASETPQVTLFGEVVDVAGEVSFGTLESGANPVAVTFELFVRRTD, encoded by the coding sequence ATGAGCAATGGAGCCGAGACGACAGCACTTCAACAGCCGACCTTCCCACTCAAAGCGCCGGGAACGGCGGTCGTCCACGCGGGCCCGCGACAGAGCCCCCGCATCGTCCCCGTCCCGACCCGCTGCACCGAGCACGTCCTCGAACTCCCCGAGGGCACCGACCTCTTTGCCGCCCTCGAGCAGTCACTGACCGACTTCTCCGTTCCCGGCATTATGGCCGAGTTCGTCGCAGGGGAACTCGGGCACATCGACTACGTCCACCCCGCCCATGGTCCCGACGCCGAGCACCCGATGTCCTTCACCGAGGCGTTCACCATCGATGTCCCCACCCGACTGCGTCATGCATCGGCCACGATCGGTTGGCGCGACGACTCCCCCTTCTGTCACGTCCATGCATCGTGGACCAATGTGGACGGCGAAACCAAGGGCGGCCACCTGCTACCAGGCACGACCGCGGGCCCCAACGGGCTGACCATCCGACTCTTCGCCCTCGACGACGCGCGACTGATCAGCGACGTCGATCCCGAGACCGGGTTCTCCGCATTCGCGCCGCACCCGGTCACACCGGCACACGCCACCGCGTCAGCATCAACCGCGCCCGATCTCGCCGAGGCGGCCCGGCCCGCCGATGCCGTCGTCTCCCGCATCCGTCCCAGTGAGATCCTCGACGAGGCGGTCCTCGCCGTCTGCCGGACCGCCGGCTTCGACTCCGCCGAGGTGACAGCGAGCCTCGGCAGCACGACCGGAGCCGTGTTCACAGGCGACAGTGCCCCATGGCCGGCCGTCGAGTTCACCCACCTGAGCGGAACCGTCACCGATGCCGCGAGCGAGACCCCGCAGGTCACCCTCTTCGGCGAGGTCGTCGACGTCGCCGGAGAAGTCAGCTTCGGCACCCTCGAATCCGGAGCCAACCCGGTGGCGGTGACCTTCGAACTCTTCGTCCGCCGCACCGACTGA
- a CDS encoding LysR family transcriptional regulator, whose product MTDLRSLTTLLAVVEYGSIHLAARSIFISHSTASRQIRNLEEHYGTQLFERTSSGVIPTAQCLAVADFARRTIAESELLADSFGEYSGAVETVSIVTSTGLGQTVVADAINRLMRTTDRVQVSIIDRGSVEALQVLRNRQADLCVNFSVSSQEFGTLPGVRRVAEVEAANFAILDEDHPLADRSSLFIRDMIDYPVGTLPAGNTARMRIEQAVRAQGQVFSPSLEATCPVLMLRSLVGTSMIAMMAGRTIPTNLDAVGCTAVPIIDPDIESRYIQVLEADPRRESHGLDLVVEALQNSL is encoded by the coding sequence ATGACCGATCTCCGCAGTCTCACCACTCTGCTCGCCGTCGTCGAATACGGGTCGATCCACCTGGCCGCGAGGTCGATCTTCATCTCCCACTCGACCGCCAGCCGTCAGATCAGGAATCTGGAAGAGCATTACGGCACACAGCTGTTCGAGAGGACGAGCTCCGGCGTCATTCCCACCGCTCAATGCCTGGCCGTCGCCGATTTCGCTCGCCGGACCATCGCCGAGTCGGAACTGCTCGCCGACTCATTCGGCGAGTACTCCGGCGCCGTCGAAACGGTCTCGATCGTGACGAGCACCGGGTTGGGGCAGACCGTGGTGGCCGATGCCATCAACCGGCTCATGCGGACAACGGACCGAGTTCAGGTCAGCATCATCGACCGAGGCTCGGTCGAGGCTCTGCAGGTGCTGCGGAATCGACAGGCCGATCTGTGCGTGAACTTCTCGGTCTCGAGCCAGGAGTTCGGGACTCTGCCCGGAGTACGCAGAGTCGCCGAGGTCGAAGCGGCGAACTTCGCAATCCTCGACGAGGACCACCCGCTGGCCGACCGTTCCAGCCTCTTCATCAGAGACATGATCGACTATCCCGTCGGCACCCTGCCCGCAGGGAACACGGCGAGGATGCGCATCGAGCAGGCCGTGCGAGCGCAGGGGCAGGTCTTCTCCCCGTCACTTGAGGCCACGTGCCCGGTGCTCATGCTGCGCTCGCTCGTGGGAACGTCGATGATCGCCATGATGGCGGGACGGACCATTCCGACGAATCTCGATGCGGTCGGCTGCACAGCTGTCCCGATCATCGACCCGGATATCGAATCACGCTACATCCAGGTCCTCGAAGCTGATCCGCGCCGCGAGTCCCACGGCCTCGACCTTGTCGTGGAGGCCCTGCAGAACAGCCTCTGA
- a CDS encoding M20/M25/M40 family metallo-hydrolase, with translation MNTENTGREAAAQSAETRTDLARRAGAFVRSTDFIDRLSRRVARRTESQAPGGGPAAMAYLSEEIVPELAELGFSSTIHDNPESDEHPLLIATRVEDERLPTVLLYGHADVQFAHDSQWAEGLDPWVLTRDGDRLYGRGTADNKGQHSVNTAALRTVLAGLGGTGSVAEATLGYNVTVLLETAEEAGSMGLRSFAAAHAADLSAELFLASDGPRIAAEVPTLFLGSRGALNFRLIAHERDGDHHSGNWGGRLRNPATVIAAAINALVDGHGVIRIPALRPDAPPASVIDAVAKLPDIVEEGAPETDPSWGEPGLSPAERVFAFNVLEVLALDAGDPAQVVNAIPGTASASMQLRYVVGTDVSDFENRVRIFLEEQGIHGVAVEFEHCMPATRLDPGARVVTAAAESIRKTTGLEAAVEPNLGGTIPNDVFAEVLGLPTVWVPHSYPGCNQHAPDEHALVSILEQGAEIMTGMFWDMHMRPDDWFSSK, from the coding sequence ATGAACACAGAGAACACCGGCCGCGAGGCTGCGGCACAATCCGCCGAGACCCGAACCGACCTGGCCCGACGTGCCGGTGCATTCGTCCGCAGCACGGACTTCATCGACCGTCTCTCCCGCCGGGTCGCGCGCCGCACCGAAAGCCAGGCTCCCGGGGGCGGGCCGGCAGCGATGGCCTACCTCAGCGAGGAGATCGTCCCGGAACTCGCTGAACTCGGTTTCTCCTCGACCATCCACGACAACCCGGAATCGGATGAGCATCCGCTGCTCATCGCCACCCGCGTCGAGGACGAGCGGCTGCCGACGGTGCTGCTCTACGGCCACGCCGATGTGCAGTTCGCCCACGATTCGCAGTGGGCCGAAGGGCTCGACCCCTGGGTGCTCACCCGTGACGGTGATCGCCTGTACGGTCGCGGCACCGCCGACAACAAGGGACAGCACAGCGTGAACACGGCGGCACTGCGGACCGTGCTCGCCGGTCTCGGCGGGACGGGCTCAGTCGCCGAGGCGACGCTCGGCTACAACGTCACGGTCCTCCTCGAGACCGCCGAAGAGGCAGGATCCATGGGCCTGCGCTCGTTTGCGGCCGCACATGCCGCTGACCTCTCGGCCGAGCTCTTCCTCGCCTCCGACGGTCCGCGGATCGCCGCCGAGGTGCCCACGCTCTTCCTCGGCTCCCGCGGCGCCCTGAACTTCCGGCTCATCGCCCACGAACGCGACGGCGACCATCACTCGGGAAACTGGGGCGGTCGTCTGCGGAACCCGGCCACGGTCATCGCCGCCGCAATCAATGCGCTGGTCGATGGCCACGGCGTCATCCGGATCCCGGCTCTGCGCCCCGACGCTCCTCCCGCCTCGGTGATCGACGCGGTGGCGAAGCTTCCCGACATCGTCGAGGAGGGGGCGCCGGAGACCGATCCGAGCTGGGGCGAGCCCGGTCTGAGTCCCGCCGAACGGGTCTTCGCCTTCAATGTCCTCGAGGTCCTCGCTCTCGATGCCGGGGATCCGGCTCAGGTCGTCAACGCGATCCCCGGCACCGCCTCGGCGAGCATGCAGCTGCGCTACGTCGTCGGCACGGATGTCAGCGACTTCGAGAACCGGGTCCGAATCTTCCTCGAAGAACAAGGGATCCACGGGGTCGCGGTCGAGTTCGAACACTGCATGCCGGCCACACGTCTGGACCCGGGAGCACGAGTCGTCACGGCGGCGGCGGAATCGATCCGTAAGACGACCGGACTTGAGGCCGCCGTCGAGCCGAACCTCGGGGGAACGATTCCGAACGATGTCTTCGCCGAGGTGCTCGGACTGCCGACCGTCTGGGTGCCGCATTCCTACCCGGGCTGCAATCAGCACGCACCCGATGAACATGCCCTGGTGTCGATCCTCGAGCAGGGGGCGGAGATCATGACGGGAATGTTCTGGGACATGCATATGCGTCCGGACGACTGGTTCTCCTCGAAATGA
- a CDS encoding MFS transporter has protein sequence MTEALSTQNTAENKPVRSWKVITAASIGNALEWYDISVYAYFSVYISVAFFPSESHAVSVMLALGTFALSFFIRPVGAIVLGSFADRKGRKPALTLTIWLMFAGTLMIVLMPPAHVIGLAAPLLILLARLIQGFAAGGEFGSATSLMVEHLPDRRGFAASWQFTSQAMSTILASIIGVAVTTTLSQEQLETWGFRLPFIVGLLVGPVGLYIRRHVPESPAFAAARAEKPKEAAAIGGVLRHHKLAVVLAIGAIAVSTCLNYFITYVPTYAVDNLGMNSSAGFWATLVSGLVLFFCTPVAGYFCDRLGRLTFMIPAALAVMVLTWVLFTWVVAANALSVLIIVVIIFSILKAAYYGPLASVMGDIFPTEVRGTGLSLGYNVGVAIFGGLTPLVAAWLIGITGDAKAPAYWVLLAGALSVTAILVVWKKLGVR, from the coding sequence ATGACAGAAGCGCTGTCGACGCAGAATACCGCTGAGAACAAGCCGGTGAGATCGTGGAAGGTCATCACCGCGGCCTCGATCGGCAATGCCCTCGAGTGGTACGACATCTCGGTGTATGCGTACTTCTCCGTCTACATCTCTGTGGCGTTCTTCCCCTCCGAGAGCCATGCCGTCTCGGTGATGCTTGCCCTGGGCACATTCGCGCTGTCCTTCTTCATCCGCCCGGTCGGGGCAATCGTGCTCGGCAGCTTTGCCGACCGGAAGGGGCGCAAACCGGCACTGACGCTGACGATCTGGCTGATGTTCGCAGGCACCCTGATGATCGTGCTCATGCCGCCGGCACATGTCATCGGACTGGCCGCGCCGCTTCTCATTCTGCTCGCCCGGCTCATTCAGGGATTCGCCGCAGGAGGCGAATTCGGGTCGGCGACCTCACTCATGGTCGAACACCTGCCTGACCGCCGCGGCTTCGCGGCCAGTTGGCAGTTCACCTCGCAGGCGATGTCGACGATCCTCGCCTCCATCATCGGTGTGGCCGTGACGACGACGCTGTCTCAAGAGCAGCTTGAGACCTGGGGGTTCCGTCTGCCCTTCATCGTCGGGCTCCTCGTCGGTCCGGTCGGGCTCTACATTCGTCGGCATGTGCCCGAATCTCCTGCCTTCGCCGCTGCCCGAGCCGAGAAGCCCAAGGAAGCAGCGGCCATCGGAGGTGTGCTGCGACATCACAAATTGGCCGTGGTTTTGGCGATCGGCGCGATCGCTGTCTCGACCTGTCTGAACTACTTCATTACGTATGTGCCGACCTATGCAGTCGACAACCTCGGGATGAACAGCTCCGCAGGGTTCTGGGCGACCCTGGTGTCCGGGCTCGTGCTGTTCTTCTGCACTCCGGTCGCCGGCTACTTCTGCGACAGGCTCGGACGGCTGACCTTCATGATTCCCGCGGCGCTCGCCGTCATGGTCCTCACCTGGGTGTTGTTCACCTGGGTCGTCGCGGCCAATGCGCTGTCGGTGCTCATCATCGTCGTCATCATCTTCTCGATCCTCAAGGCCGCCTATTACGGGCCGCTGGCCAGCGTCATGGGTGACATCTTCCCCACCGAGGTGCGGGGGACGGGATTGTCCTTGGGCTACAACGTCGGCGTGGCAATCTTCGGAGGACTGACCCCGCTGGTGGCGGCCTGGCTCATCGGCATCACCGGTGACGCGAAGGCCCCGGCCTATTGGGTGCTGCTCGCCGGAGCGCTGAGCGTGACGGCGATCCTCGTGGTGTGGAAGAAGCTCGGCGTGCGCTGA
- a CDS encoding YoaK family protein has translation MTRRLDLAMLLLLTFSTGMVDAIGYLGFDKVFTGNMTGNVVILGMGLAGADGVPVLRPALALVFFMIGAALSGRILGDIGENWHHRTTVIFSSVAVGCAALSVYVAVVPDPEIGLAGTIFTSALSALMGAQAAAARKMKIADVTTVVVTSTIVGLAADSSLAGGDNVRWIRRALAVVLILIGALAGAATLMLNQWIGIALVAVMIAAAAVIGHLAEKKRRTRAEAAAAVAANA, from the coding sequence ATGACTCGTCGCCTCGACCTGGCCATGCTGCTGTTGCTGACCTTCTCGACCGGCATGGTCGATGCCATCGGCTACCTCGGCTTCGACAAGGTCTTCACGGGCAACATGACCGGCAACGTCGTCATCCTCGGCATGGGTCTCGCCGGCGCCGACGGCGTCCCCGTCCTCCGTCCCGCCCTCGCGCTCGTGTTCTTCATGATCGGCGCGGCACTGTCCGGGCGCATCCTCGGCGACATCGGCGAGAATTGGCACCACCGGACGACCGTGATCTTCTCCAGCGTTGCCGTCGGCTGTGCCGCATTGTCCGTCTACGTCGCGGTCGTCCCCGACCCCGAGATCGGCCTGGCCGGCACGATCTTCACCTCAGCCCTGTCCGCGCTCATGGGTGCGCAGGCCGCGGCCGCACGGAAGATGAAGATCGCCGACGTCACCACCGTGGTCGTGACCTCGACGATCGTCGGCCTCGCCGCCGATTCGAGCCTGGCCGGCGGTGACAATGTCCGCTGGATCCGCCGGGCACTGGCCGTCGTCCTCATCCTCATCGGCGCTCTGGCCGGTGCCGCCACGCTCATGCTCAATCAGTGGATCGGCATCGCCCTCGTCGCCGTCATGATCGCCGCCGCAGCCGTGATCGGCCACCTCGCTGAGAAGAAGAGACGAACCCGCGCCGAGGCGGCCGCCGCCGTTGCCGCGAACGCCTGA